The proteins below come from a single Chitinophaga pinensis DSM 2588 genomic window:
- a CDS encoding ABC transporter permease, which produces MFKSYLKIALRNLWKHKLFSVINITGLALGVACALLIIFHVRQELSYDKGFAKADRIYRVTQTGKGDNARSWAATAPTTADAFKQFFPQVENTVSFHRPYPFQVLSYTDAGGNQVKFEEKGGFFADPAATAVFDIDFLAGDKNSALNTPGSIILTDKMARKYFGEADPLGKILQDDVNNIPLKVTGVIREYNFPTHLRFDYLLSMSTIHHFLDERSLSNKTWNGFYNYVLLDKASSAKQVEAGLKDFTAKFYEESNTTREEILADREINIQPITSIHLHSRLEKEMYPNSDVAYVKIFSLAALFILLVAAVNFINLYTAQAFGRMREIGMRKVIGATYRQVIAQFLGESLLTTLLATVLAFLLFKAAIPFYNSIAERPFYLHQALTPAGLGITLLLIIFIALLAGGYPAWHVAHFHPVKALRSKNMPGTQVDNVRKGMVIFQFVVSVFMIISTMIIYRQIRFFHNKDLGFDREQVAGITIYGPMWQRFGSLIDDIKRSPDIADFSIVSTLPGDRFSSQPFQPLSATDKEEFDNSRIMWSDERLLSTLQIPLIEGRNFYNQMPDIKQKEFIINESAVKAYHLTSPVGHQFIADGDTGTVVGVVKNFNFASLHTPVDPLVIKYDPYRANYLLLKIKPGHIPAALTYMKERITALTPGGTFTYTFIDDKLNRLYASENQMSSIFKTFAAFAIFISCMGLFGLSAYSAQLRKKEISIRKVLGASSAYIALLLSRDFIKLVLIAILVSCPLAWWAMDKWLSGFAYHIPVSGWMFAIAGLFALVAAFLTVSYQAVRAALSNPVKHLKAE; this is translated from the coding sequence ATGTTTAAAAGTTACCTTAAAATAGCGCTGAGAAACCTTTGGAAGCATAAGCTTTTCTCTGTCATTAATATCACCGGACTAGCCCTGGGTGTGGCCTGCGCCCTGCTGATCATATTTCATGTAAGGCAGGAACTCAGTTATGATAAGGGGTTTGCCAAAGCGGACCGTATTTATCGTGTGACCCAGACCGGTAAGGGCGACAATGCCCGTAGCTGGGCAGCAACCGCTCCTACTACAGCGGATGCCTTCAAACAGTTTTTCCCTCAGGTAGAAAACACCGTCAGCTTCCACAGACCCTACCCCTTCCAGGTGCTGAGCTACACCGATGCTGGTGGTAATCAGGTAAAATTCGAAGAGAAAGGTGGTTTCTTTGCCGACCCGGCCGCTACAGCTGTATTCGACATTGATTTTCTGGCCGGCGATAAGAACAGCGCATTAAATACCCCTGGATCCATCATTCTCACGGACAAAATGGCCCGCAAATACTTTGGTGAGGCTGACCCGCTGGGAAAGATTCTACAGGATGATGTCAACAATATTCCGCTGAAAGTCACCGGTGTGATCCGTGAATACAATTTCCCGACACACCTCCGGTTTGACTATCTGCTGTCTATGTCCACCATCCATCATTTCCTGGATGAACGCTCTTTATCTAACAAAACATGGAACGGTTTCTATAACTATGTCCTGCTGGATAAAGCCAGTTCAGCAAAGCAGGTGGAAGCAGGTCTTAAAGACTTTACCGCAAAATTTTATGAAGAAAGTAATACTACCCGTGAAGAGATACTGGCCGACCGAGAGATAAACATCCAGCCGATTACAAGCATTCACCTGCACTCACGTCTGGAAAAAGAAATGTATCCGAACAGCGATGTCGCCTATGTAAAGATATTCTCGCTGGCCGCATTGTTCATCCTCTTAGTGGCAGCTGTCAATTTTATCAACCTGTATACAGCGCAGGCATTCGGCCGGATGCGGGAAATAGGTATGCGTAAAGTAATCGGCGCTACTTACCGTCAGGTAATCGCACAATTCCTGGGCGAATCACTACTCACGACCTTACTCGCTACCGTACTGGCATTTCTATTGTTTAAAGCAGCAATTCCCTTCTATAACAGTATTGCGGAACGCCCCTTTTATCTGCATCAGGCCCTCACGCCTGCCGGACTTGGCATCACACTCTTACTGATCATATTTATTGCGTTGCTGGCAGGAGGATATCCGGCATGGCATGTGGCCCATTTCCATCCTGTAAAAGCATTGCGGAGTAAAAACATGCCCGGTACACAGGTGGATAATGTGAGAAAAGGAATGGTCATTTTTCAGTTCGTGGTATCTGTTTTTATGATCATCAGCACCATGATTATCTATCGTCAGATCAGGTTCTTTCATAACAAAGACCTTGGTTTTGACAGGGAACAGGTAGCGGGTATTACGATATATGGGCCGATGTGGCAACGCTTTGGCTCACTGATCGATGATATCAAACGCTCACCCGATATTGCTGATTTCTCTATCGTATCCACACTGCCGGGAGACAGGTTCAGTTCGCAGCCATTTCAGCCATTATCGGCTACCGACAAAGAGGAATTTGACAACAGCCGTATTATGTGGTCAGATGAACGCCTGTTATCGACCCTTCAGATCCCTTTGATAGAAGGCAGGAATTTCTATAATCAGATGCCGGATATCAAACAGAAAGAGTTTATCATCAATGAGTCGGCGGTAAAGGCATATCATCTTACGTCTCCCGTAGGACATCAGTTTATCGCAGATGGAGATACAGGTACTGTAGTCGGCGTGGTGAAGAATTTCAACTTTGCATCCTTGCATACACCGGTAGATCCTTTGGTGATAAAATATGATCCTTATCGTGCGAACTACCTGCTGTTGAAGATAAAACCGGGGCATATACCTGCGGCGCTGACATATATGAAAGAACGTATTACAGCATTGACGCCGGGAGGCACATTTACCTATACTTTTATTGATGACAAACTGAACCGGCTGTATGCTTCCGAGAATCAGATGAGTAGCATCTTTAAGACCTTTGCGGCATTTGCCATCTTCATTTCCTGTATGGGTTTGTTTGGACTGTCAGCCTATAGTGCGCAACTAAGAAAGAAGGAGATCAGTATCCGAAAAGTGTTGGGGGCTTCGTCTGCTTATATAGCATTGTTATTATCGCGCGATTTCATCAAGCTGGTGCTGATTGCGATACTGGTGTCTTGTCCGCTGGCCTGGTGGGCGATGGATAAATGGTTAAGTGGTTTTGCTTATCATATTCCTGTAAGCGGTTGGATGTTTGCAATTGCGGGACTCTTTGCATTGGTTGCCGCTTTTCTGACGGTGAGTTATCAGGCAGTGAGGGCTGCACTTAGTAATCCGGTAAAACATCTGAAAGCAGAATAA
- a CDS encoding START domain-containing protein, which translates to MKNLLITGLALLFSLMSYSQNTWTLKHDKDGIKIYTKTIENSDYKGIKVKCSLPATLTQFTAVIMDVNTAGEWLYATKSSTLLKQVSPAEVYYYSEVSLPWPLNNRDFICHLHASQDPHTRVVTIDGPVVPDYMPAKNGIVRVTQSSGKWIITPNGGNVDIEYTLEANPGGNLPAWLVNLFVTKGPMESFKKLKEQVNKPQYKKVQYAFIKN; encoded by the coding sequence ATGAAGAACTTATTGATAACCGGACTGGCTCTGTTATTTAGCCTGATGAGCTATAGCCAGAATACCTGGACGCTTAAACACGATAAAGACGGAATTAAGATCTATACTAAAACGATAGAGAATTCCGATTACAAGGGCATCAAAGTAAAATGTTCATTGCCAGCTACTTTGACCCAGTTTACCGCTGTCATTATGGATGTCAACACCGCAGGAGAGTGGTTGTATGCTACTAAATCAAGTACGCTGCTGAAACAGGTATCTCCGGCGGAAGTATACTATTATTCCGAGGTCAGCCTGCCATGGCCACTTAATAACAGGGATTTTATCTGTCACTTACATGCCAGCCAGGATCCGCATACCAGGGTGGTGACCATCGACGGACCGGTAGTGCCTGATTATATGCCCGCTAAAAACGGGATCGTGCGTGTGACACAGTCCTCCGGTAAATGGATTATTACCCCTAATGGCGGTAATGTAGATATCGAGTATACATTGGAAGCAAACCCCGGTGGTAACCTTCCTGCATGGCTGGTAAACCTGTTTGTGACGAAAGGCCCGATGGAGTCTTTTAAGAAACTGAAAGAGCAGGTGAACAAACCACAGTACAAAAAAGTACAGTATGCGTTCATTAAGAACTAA
- the smpB gene encoding SsrA-binding protein SmpB, which translates to MAELKNRSAYFEYAIEDKYIAGMVLTGTEIKSIRGSRVSFNDSFCYFSKGELFVKSLHISEYTHGTYSNHDPLRERKLLLTKRELRKLENKIKERGYSIIPLRIFITDKSLAKIEIGLGKGKKLHDKRDSIKQRETDREIRRFLK; encoded by the coding sequence ATGGCAGAACTCAAGAACAGATCGGCATATTTCGAGTACGCAATAGAGGATAAGTATATTGCCGGCATGGTGTTGACAGGAACGGAAATTAAATCAATCCGTGGTAGCCGCGTGAGCTTCAACGATTCATTCTGCTATTTTTCCAAAGGAGAGTTGTTTGTTAAAAGCCTGCATATATCTGAATATACACACGGCACATATTCTAATCATGATCCCCTTCGTGAACGTAAGTTACTGCTGACCAAGCGGGAACTTAGAAAACTTGAGAACAAGATCAAGGAAAGAGGCTACAGCATCATTCCCCTGCGCATCTTTATTACCGATAAAAGCCTGGCTAAGATCGAAATCGGACTGGGTAAAGGTAAAAAGCTGCATGACAAACGAGATAGTATCAAGCAACGCGAAACGGACAGGGAGATCAGAAGATTCCTGAAATAA
- the accD gene encoding acetyl-CoA carboxylase, carboxyltransferase subunit beta has protein sequence MSSWFKRIKQGIQTSTSEKKEAPDGLWHKCPSCKKTSTVKDLKEHFYVCDKCNYHNRINSAEYFEILFDNNEFEELFDNIYPKDFLGFKDLKPYGARLVEAQKKSGLKDAMRVGAGQVLGNNLVVACMDFAFIGGSMGSVVGEKIARSIDYCIANKMPLMVISKSGGARMMESAFSLMQMAKTSAKLTQLAEAKLPYISLMTDPTTGGVTASFAMLGDLNIAEPKALIGFAGPRVIKETIKKDLPEGFQSAEFLLEHGFLDLIIDRKEMKQRLAVLLELFKN, from the coding sequence ATGTCAAGCTGGTTTAAGCGCATTAAACAAGGCATTCAAACGTCTACAAGTGAGAAGAAAGAAGCGCCGGATGGGTTGTGGCACAAATGTCCTAGCTGCAAAAAAACCTCTACAGTAAAAGATCTGAAAGAGCACTTTTATGTATGCGACAAGTGTAATTACCACAATCGCATCAATTCGGCAGAGTATTTCGAAATTCTATTTGACAACAACGAATTCGAAGAGCTGTTTGATAATATCTATCCGAAAGACTTCCTCGGATTCAAGGATCTGAAACCTTACGGTGCAAGACTCGTTGAGGCTCAGAAGAAATCCGGTCTGAAAGATGCCATGCGTGTAGGTGCAGGTCAGGTATTGGGTAACAACCTGGTAGTGGCTTGTATGGACTTCGCCTTCATCGGTGGTTCCATGGGTTCAGTGGTAGGTGAAAAGATCGCCCGCTCCATTGATTACTGTATCGCGAACAAGATGCCGCTGATGGTCATCTCCAAATCAGGTGGCGCCCGTATGATGGAAAGCGCCTTCTCCCTGATGCAGATGGCTAAAACTTCCGCAAAACTGACGCAGCTGGCAGAAGCTAAGCTGCCTTATATCTCCCTGATGACAGATCCAACCACAGGTGGTGTAACAGCTTCCTTTGCAATGCTGGGTGATCTGAACATTGCGGAGCCAAAAGCACTGATCGGTTTCGCCGGTCCGCGCGTTATTAAAGAAACTATCAAGAAAGACCTGCCTGAAGGTTTCCAGAGCGCTGAGTTCCTGCTGGAACACGGTTTCCTGGATCTGATCATCGACCGTAAGGAGATGAAACAGCGTCTGGCAGTACTTTTGGAGTTATTTAAAAACTAA
- the fbaA gene encoding class II fructose-bisphosphate aldolase, whose product MGKYRAGVLFGEELEALYNDAKTNAFAMPAVNVVGTNSVNAVLETAAKVNSPVIIQFSNGGAQFFAGKGMPNDKLQANIAGAISGAKHVHEVAKYYGVPVVLHTDHAAKKWLPWIDGLLDAGEVFMKQTGQPLFSSHMLDLSEEPIHENIETSVKYFERMNKLGMSIEIELGVTGGEEDGVDNSGVENDKLYTQPEEVFYAYENLSKVGSRFTVAAAFGNVHGVYSPGNVELRPVILHNSQEFVQQKLGTAPKPIYYVFHGGSGSPKHQIAESLGYGVIKMNLDTDMQWAFWEGIHDFYEAKKDYLQAQLGNPEGADKPNKKYYDPRVWLRKGEETFVKRLEEAFADLNCVNRNA is encoded by the coding sequence ATGGGAAAATACAGAGCTGGCGTGTTATTCGGCGAAGAGCTGGAAGCGCTGTACAATGATGCCAAGACTAATGCATTCGCAATGCCTGCTGTTAACGTGGTGGGTACCAATTCCGTAAACGCAGTACTGGAAACCGCTGCCAAAGTAAATTCACCTGTTATTATTCAGTTCTCTAATGGCGGTGCACAGTTCTTTGCCGGTAAGGGAATGCCGAATGACAAGCTGCAGGCAAATATTGCAGGCGCAATCTCTGGTGCAAAACACGTACACGAAGTAGCTAAATACTACGGCGTACCAGTAGTGCTGCACACTGACCACGCTGCTAAAAAATGGTTACCATGGATCGACGGTTTGCTGGATGCAGGTGAAGTATTCATGAAACAGACTGGTCAGCCACTGTTCAGTTCCCACATGCTGGACCTCTCCGAAGAGCCAATTCACGAGAATATCGAGACTTCCGTTAAATATTTCGAAAGAATGAACAAACTGGGTATGTCCATCGAAATCGAACTGGGCGTAACCGGTGGTGAAGAAGATGGTGTTGACAACTCAGGTGTTGAGAACGACAAACTGTACACTCAGCCGGAAGAAGTGTTCTATGCTTACGAAAACCTGTCTAAAGTAGGTAGCCGTTTCACTGTAGCAGCAGCTTTCGGTAACGTACACGGTGTTTATAGCCCGGGTAACGTTGAGCTGCGTCCTGTGATCCTGCACAACAGCCAGGAATTTGTACAGCAGAAACTCGGTACTGCTCCAAAACCAATCTACTATGTATTCCATGGTGGTTCCGGTTCTCCAAAACACCAGATCGCTGAATCCCTGGGTTATGGTGTAATCAAAATGAACCTCGATACAGATATGCAGTGGGCATTCTGGGAAGGTATCCATGATTTCTACGAAGCGAAGAAAGATTATCTGCAGGCTCAGCTGGGTAACCCGGAAGGTGCGGATAAGCCAAACAAAAAATACTATGATCCGCGCGTTTGGCTGCGTAAAGGTGAAGAAACCTTCGTTAAGCGCCTGGAAGAAGCTTTCGCTGACCTGAATTGCGTAAACAGAAACGCATAA
- a CDS encoding helical backbone metal receptor — MHTYTDQLGREVGIPFPPRRIISVVPSQTELLYDLGLEKEVVGITKFCVHPEQWFRKKQRIGGTKQLHLDEILALKPDLVIANKEENTAADIQYLMERVPVWVSDIHTLEDALKMIAQVGEITGRHEQALQITNDITLRFSDLQKILHSGHKLRTAYFIWRDPWMVAGGDTFIHHMMTDYCGLENVFGGSARYPEVDAGKILSSDCQVILLSSEPYPFKEKHMAELAAIAPGARIQLVDGEMFSWYGSRLGKAAGYLQELWKLLYNCQ, encoded by the coding sequence ATGCATACATACACAGACCAGCTGGGGCGGGAAGTGGGAATACCCTTCCCGCCTCGTCGTATTATATCGGTGGTGCCTTCGCAGACGGAACTGTTGTATGACCTCGGACTGGAAAAGGAGGTGGTGGGTATCACAAAATTCTGTGTACATCCGGAGCAATGGTTCCGGAAAAAGCAGCGGATTGGCGGTACCAAACAGCTGCATCTGGACGAAATCCTGGCGCTCAAACCTGACCTGGTGATTGCCAATAAGGAGGAAAATACGGCCGCTGATATTCAATACCTCATGGAACGGGTACCCGTCTGGGTCAGCGATATTCATACCCTGGAGGATGCACTGAAGATGATAGCACAGGTAGGAGAAATCACCGGAAGACATGAACAGGCTTTGCAAATAACGAATGATATCACACTCAGATTCAGCGATTTACAGAAAATTTTACATTCGGGCCACAAACTGCGGACGGCCTATTTTATCTGGCGGGATCCCTGGATGGTTGCCGGAGGAGATACCTTTATACATCATATGATGACGGATTATTGCGGATTGGAAAATGTATTTGGGGGAAGTGCGCGGTATCCTGAAGTGGATGCCGGAAAAATATTATCATCCGATTGTCAGGTGATATTATTGTCATCGGAGCCCTATCCTTTTAAAGAGAAACATATGGCGGAACTGGCAGCGATAGCGCCGGGGGCACGTATCCAGCTGGTGGATGGAGAAATGTTTTCCTGGTACGGCAGCCGGCTGGGAAAAGCCGCAGGATATCTGCAGGAATTATGGAAACTATTGTATAATTGTCAATAA
- a CDS encoding pyridoxal-phosphate dependent enzyme: MKFCNSILETIGNTPLVKLHRVTAGLPCPVFAKVEFFNPGNSIKDRMAVKMVEEAEKQGLLKPGGTIIEGTSGNTGMGLALAAVIKGYKCIFTTTDKQSKEKVDILKAVGAEVIVCPTNVEPDDPRSYYSVSRRLSTEIPNSFYVNQYDNLANRDAHYEQTGPEIWDQTDGKITHLVVATGTGGTITGAGKFLKEKNPDIQVWAIDSYGSLLKKYHETGELDMSEVYPYITEGIGEDFVPQNYDMSLIDHFEKVTDKDGAVMARRITKEEGIFVGYSAGSALSGLIQLKSRLKPTDVVVVIFHDHGSRYVGKVYNDQWMMERGFLDVKTVKDVVNSRRNQPLVTISQEEKVSDAIIKMKKFDIEHLPVLHNNEIVGAISEGGLFNRLIDDANLKDAQIKQVMQAAFPEVSMDMPIEKLSAYINKENGAVISKDESGKAHIVTKYDIIQALGS, from the coding sequence ATGAAATTTTGCAACAGCATCCTCGAAACGATCGGCAACACTCCACTTGTGAAACTGCACCGCGTAACAGCCGGCCTCCCATGCCCGGTATTCGCGAAAGTTGAGTTCTTTAACCCCGGCAACTCTATTAAAGACCGCATGGCCGTAAAAATGGTAGAAGAAGCAGAAAAGCAAGGCCTGCTGAAACCCGGCGGTACCATTATAGAAGGCACCTCCGGTAATACCGGTATGGGTCTCGCACTGGCAGCCGTGATAAAAGGGTACAAATGTATTTTTACGACAACAGATAAACAGTCGAAGGAAAAAGTAGACATCCTGAAAGCTGTTGGCGCTGAAGTGATCGTTTGTCCGACGAATGTGGAACCGGATGATCCGCGTTCTTATTATTCTGTGTCCCGCAGACTGTCCACCGAGATTCCGAATTCATTTTATGTGAATCAGTATGACAACCTGGCCAACCGTGATGCGCACTATGAGCAGACCGGCCCGGAGATCTGGGATCAGACAGATGGGAAAATCACCCACCTGGTCGTAGCTACCGGTACGGGTGGCACTATTACCGGTGCGGGCAAATTCCTGAAAGAGAAAAATCCGGATATACAGGTATGGGCCATCGATAGTTATGGTTCCCTGCTGAAGAAATACCACGAAACCGGCGAACTCGATATGAGCGAGGTATACCCTTATATTACGGAGGGTATCGGGGAAGATTTCGTGCCGCAGAACTATGACATGAGCCTGATCGATCATTTTGAAAAGGTGACCGATAAAGATGGCGCTGTTATGGCCCGCCGTATTACAAAAGAAGAAGGCATCTTCGTTGGTTACTCTGCCGGTTCTGCCTTGTCAGGACTGATACAGCTGAAAAGCCGCCTGAAACCTACGGATGTGGTAGTGGTGATCTTCCATGACCATGGCAGCCGTTACGTAGGCAAGGTATATAATGACCAATGGATGATGGAGCGCGGCTTCCTGGATGTGAAAACAGTGAAGGATGTGGTAAACAGCCGTCGTAATCAGCCGTTGGTGACGATCAGTCAGGAGGAGAAAGTGAGCGATGCGATCATCAAGATGAAGAAATTTGATATCGAACATCTGCCGGTGTTACATAATAACGAGATCGTTGGCGCGATTTCAGAAGGTGGTCTTTTTAACCGCCTGATCGATGATGCGAACCTGAAGGATGCGCAGATCAAGCAGGTGATGCAGGCCGCTTTTCCGGAAGTGAGTATGGATATGCCGATAGAGAAACTATCTGCTTACATCAATAAGGAAAACGGCGCGGTGATCAGCAAAGACGAAAGTGGCAAAGCGCATATCGTTACGAAGTACGATATCATCCAGGCATTAGGCAGCTGA
- the bioD gene encoding dethiobiotin synthase — translation MSQRIFITGIGTGVGKTVTAACVVEALQADYWKPIQSGLSEGTDTDTVKSLISNPVTVCHPEAYRLEAPASPHLAARMENIQIDVDKVVAQVGGMQPSGRPLVIEGAGGLMVPLTEQIFTIDFIAQLKASIIIVSQNYLGSINHALLTAQVLKQRGIPVLGWIFSGDYHTNETEVVAWSGYPQLGRIPHTALIDRAFVKEQAEKLSLGQF, via the coding sequence ATGAGTCAGCGGATATTTATTACCGGTATAGGGACCGGGGTGGGGAAAACAGTGACGGCCGCCTGCGTAGTGGAAGCGCTACAGGCAGATTACTGGAAACCAATACAGAGTGGGTTATCAGAAGGGACGGATACCGATACGGTGAAAAGTCTGATATCCAATCCTGTGACGGTTTGTCACCCGGAAGCATATCGCCTGGAAGCCCCGGCTTCGCCACACCTGGCGGCGAGAATGGAAAACATTCAGATCGACGTGGATAAGGTGGTGGCACAGGTAGGGGGAATGCAGCCTTCCGGACGACCTTTGGTGATTGAAGGCGCCGGCGGACTGATGGTACCGTTGACAGAGCAGATCTTTACTATTGACTTTATAGCGCAACTAAAAGCCAGCATCATTATCGTGAGCCAGAATTATCTGGGGAGTATCAATCACGCATTACTGACGGCACAGGTACTAAAACAACGTGGCATCCCTGTGTTAGGGTGGATTTTCAGCGGAGATTATCATACCAATGAGACGGAAGTGGTAGCTTGGAGCGGTTATCCGCAATTGGGAAGGATCCCTCACACTGCACTGATAGACAGGGCATTTGTGAAGGAACAGGCAGAAAAGTTATCTTTGGGGCAATTCTGA
- a CDS encoding 5-formyltetrahydrofolate cyclo-ligase produces MLTKKDIRKEYLEKRLNLPDDVIATLNRELLQQCRLLDYSNFNMAHIFLPITEKKEADTHALVDWAREAYPALQWALSRSDMRNATMEHFLWKPDTVLVKNAYGIPEPAGGVTLPPAEMDLVFVPMLAFDKKGQRVGYGKGMYDRFLKQCSPTVTTIGLSLFEPVEAIADAGENDVPLDMVVTPQTIYYFKKS; encoded by the coding sequence TTGTTAACAAAAAAGGATATACGAAAGGAATACCTGGAAAAACGTTTGAACCTTCCGGACGATGTGATTGCCACCCTTAACAGGGAGTTACTGCAACAATGCAGGCTGCTGGATTACAGCAATTTTAACATGGCACACATTTTTCTTCCCATCACTGAAAAGAAAGAAGCGGACACACACGCACTGGTGGACTGGGCCAGGGAGGCTTATCCTGCTTTGCAATGGGCATTGTCCAGGTCGGATATGCGTAATGCAACGATGGAGCACTTCCTCTGGAAACCGGATACCGTGCTGGTAAAGAACGCTTACGGGATACCCGAACCCGCCGGAGGCGTTACACTGCCGCCTGCCGAAATGGACCTGGTATTCGTTCCTATGCTCGCTTTCGATAAAAAAGGACAGCGGGTCGGATACGGAAAAGGGATGTATGACCGTTTCCTGAAACAATGTTCGCCAACGGTGACTACTATCGGACTGTCGCTATTCGAACCGGTGGAAGCGATAGCCGATGCCGGCGAAAACGACGTACCACTAGATATGGTCGTGACGCCGCAAACAATTTACTATTTCAAAAAGAGCTAA
- the lpxK gene encoding tetraacyldisaccharide 4'-kinase, with the protein MLKHLKVLLYPFSLLYGLVMWVRNRLYDSNMLTAVEFDLPVIAVGNLSVGGTGKTPHVEYLIKLLKDNHQVATLSRGYNRRTSGYLLADTTSTAAQLGDEPMQFHQKFPEIAVCVGEERMLAIPQLLGERPETQVILLDDAFQHRSVKPGQNILITEYGRRFTKDHVVPFGRLREGRKGYERANCIIVSKCPPQLSDTEKAAIRQEIAPLPHQQLFFTSLTYGDLYDMFSGTPVAAPADTTVLLVCGIARPEPLLQRLKESYKSVFLLSFPDHYYYSVPDLEKIHRELENLPGSNKLVVTTEKDAVRLQLLSEQLRPLNLPIAVMPVEISFLFGEGDSFNNYIFTYVDQFGSNHD; encoded by the coding sequence ATGCTGAAACACCTGAAAGTCTTATTATACCCCTTTTCACTGCTGTATGGTCTGGTAATGTGGGTACGTAACCGCCTGTACGACAGTAACATGCTGACGGCGGTGGAGTTTGACCTGCCTGTGATAGCAGTGGGCAACCTGTCCGTAGGGGGGACCGGTAAGACGCCTCATGTGGAGTACCTCATTAAGCTCCTGAAAGATAATCACCAGGTAGCCACCCTCAGCCGGGGATACAACCGGCGTACCAGCGGTTACCTGTTGGCCGATACAACCAGTACCGCCGCCCAGCTGGGAGACGAACCGATGCAGTTCCATCAGAAATTTCCCGAAATAGCTGTCTGCGTAGGGGAAGAACGCATGCTGGCCATACCTCAGCTGCTGGGTGAACGGCCCGAAACGCAGGTTATATTGCTGGACGATGCTTTCCAGCACCGTTCTGTAAAACCGGGTCAGAACATCCTGATCACCGAATACGGACGCCGTTTCACCAAAGACCACGTAGTACCTTTCGGTCGCCTGCGCGAAGGCCGTAAGGGCTATGAAAGGGCTAATTGTATCATTGTGTCCAAGTGCCCGCCGCAACTGTCTGATACCGAGAAAGCCGCCATCCGGCAGGAGATTGCTCCTCTGCCGCATCAGCAACTGTTTTTTACTTCTCTGACCTATGGCGACTTATACGATATGTTCAGCGGCACACCGGTAGCAGCACCTGCCGATACCACCGTACTGCTTGTGTGCGGTATCGCAAGACCAGAGCCGCTTTTACAGCGATTAAAGGAAAGCTATAAAAGTGTGTTTCTACTCTCTTTCCCGGATCACTATTACTATTCCGTCCCTGATCTGGAGAAAATACACCGGGAACTGGAGAATCTGCCCGGGAGTAATAAACTGGTGGTAACAACTGAAAAAGACGCCGTCAGACTACAACTGCTGTCAGAACAGCTGCGTCCTTTGAATTTACCCATCGCCGTTATGCCGGTGGAAATATCTTTCCTCTTCGGGGAAGGAGATTCATTTAATAATTATATTTTTACTTACGTGGATCAGTTTGGAAGTAACCATGATTAA